Proteins from a single region of Bradyrhizobium diazoefficiens:
- a CDS encoding acyl-CoA dehydrogenase family protein produces MTAALRFDPIRLPEKCEQLRKEVRAFLAEEMARGTFNPFKPNREDTDVPEFSRRVGERGWIGMTWPKKYGGQERSFLERYVVTEEMRVANAPTRRFFVADRQSGPVLLKYAPEHIKMDILPRICRGEVCFAIGMSEPNSGSDLFAAKTRATKTDGGYLINGTKIWTSSAHIADYMIAIFRTSPPTKENRRHGLTQFLVKMKQPGIQVNPIGQITGQYEFNEVVFTDFFVPDDHVLGEVDGAWKQATSELAYERSGPERFLETYYVLTELVRAVGPNPDTRSAEGIGRLVAQLHTMRRMSVSVAGMLQAGKEPVVEASIVKDIGTVWEQQLPHRVRDLAAFVEETATNRETLERQLDFAIKTAPKLTIQGGTTEVLRGIIARGLGLR; encoded by the coding sequence ATGACCGCTGCCCTCCGTTTCGACCCGATCCGCCTGCCCGAGAAGTGCGAGCAATTGCGCAAGGAAGTGCGTGCCTTCCTCGCAGAAGAGATGGCCCGCGGCACGTTCAATCCGTTCAAGCCTAACCGCGAGGACACCGACGTGCCGGAATTTAGCCGCCGCGTCGGCGAGCGCGGCTGGATCGGCATGACCTGGCCGAAAAAGTATGGCGGCCAGGAGCGCTCCTTCCTCGAACGCTACGTGGTGACCGAGGAGATGCGTGTCGCCAATGCGCCGACGCGGCGCTTCTTCGTCGCCGACCGCCAGAGCGGGCCGGTGCTGCTGAAATATGCGCCCGAGCATATCAAGATGGACATCCTGCCGCGCATCTGCCGCGGCGAGGTCTGTTTTGCGATCGGCATGAGCGAGCCGAACTCCGGCTCGGACCTATTCGCGGCGAAGACACGCGCGACCAAGACCGATGGGGGCTATCTCATCAACGGCACCAAGATCTGGACCTCGTCGGCGCATATCGCCGACTACATGATCGCGATCTTCCGCACCTCGCCGCCGACCAAGGAAAACCGCCGTCATGGCCTGACCCAGTTTCTGGTCAAGATGAAGCAGCCGGGCATCCAGGTGAACCCGATCGGTCAGATCACCGGTCAGTACGAGTTCAACGAGGTGGTCTTCACCGATTTCTTTGTGCCCGACGATCACGTGCTCGGCGAAGTCGACGGCGCCTGGAAGCAGGCGACGTCAGAGCTCGCCTATGAACGCTCAGGTCCCGAACGTTTCCTCGAGACCTACTACGTGCTGACCGAGCTGGTCCGCGCCGTCGGCCCCAATCCGGACACGCGCAGCGCCGAAGGCATCGGCCGTCTCGTCGCGCAGCTTCACACCATGCGGCGCATGTCGGTCTCGGTCGCGGGCATGCTGCAAGCCGGCAAGGAGCCGGTGGTCGAGGCCTCCATCGTCAAGGATATCGGCACCGTCTGGGAGCAGCAGCTTCCGCACCGCGTGCGCGATCTCGCCGCCTTCGTCGAGGAGACCGCGACCAACCGCGAGACCCTGGAGCGACAGCTCGATTTCGCCATCAAGACCGCACCGAAACTCACCATCCAGGGCGGCACCACCGAGGTGCTGCGCGGCATCATCGCCCGCGGCTTGGGCCTGCGCTAA
- a CDS encoding acyl-CoA dehydrogenase family protein, whose amino-acid sequence MAESDNIVVETAEKIFADLADPQTINNDKNGAWRAPLWQALSEAGLPLSWVPDDLGGSGAGLADGFALLNAAGRFAVAVPLAETMLAGWLLAQVKIASPEGEMTVVPASPKDRITLDAGALSGRARGVPFAKAAKHFAVLAHGKDGASIALIDAAKAQIESGLNVGYDHSDTVTLDKVQPITIKPAPRGFDQTTMMLMGGAARSLQIAGALESMLDISVRYSNERVAFEKKISKFQAVQHNLARLAGESAAALAAATSAADAIANARSFDDEVYLEAASAKIRCAEAAEKGGGIAHQVHGAIGFTLEHVLHRYSLRALAWRDDFGSESFWAVELGKLVARRGADELWPLVASR is encoded by the coding sequence GTGGCGGAGAGTGACAATATCGTCGTCGAGACCGCGGAAAAAATCTTCGCCGATCTCGCCGATCCGCAAACCATCAACAACGACAAGAATGGTGCGTGGCGGGCGCCGCTGTGGCAGGCGCTGAGCGAGGCCGGCCTGCCCTTGTCCTGGGTGCCGGACGATCTCGGCGGCTCCGGCGCGGGTCTCGCCGACGGTTTTGCCTTGCTGAACGCTGCCGGTCGTTTCGCGGTCGCGGTTCCCCTGGCGGAGACGATGCTCGCGGGCTGGCTGCTGGCGCAGGTCAAGATCGCTTCGCCCGAGGGCGAGATGACGGTGGTGCCCGCGTCCCCGAAGGATCGCATCACGCTGGACGCTGGCGCACTCTCCGGCCGCGCCCGCGGCGTCCCCTTTGCCAAGGCAGCGAAGCATTTTGCGGTGCTGGCGCATGGCAAGGACGGCGCTTCGATCGCGCTGATCGATGCCGCGAAGGCGCAGATCGAGTCCGGCCTCAATGTCGGCTACGACCACAGCGATACCGTTACGCTCGACAAGGTGCAGCCGATCACCATCAAGCCGGCACCGCGGGGTTTTGACCAGACCACCATGATGCTGATGGGTGGCGCCGCCCGCAGCCTTCAGATCGCCGGCGCACTGGAATCCATGCTCGACATCTCCGTGCGCTATTCCAACGAGCGTGTCGCCTTCGAGAAGAAGATCTCGAAGTTCCAGGCGGTGCAGCACAATCTCGCCCGCCTTGCCGGCGAATCCGCGGCCGCGCTCGCGGCCGCGACTTCTGCCGCCGATGCCATCGCGAATGCAAGATCGTTCGACGACGAGGTCTATCTCGAAGCCGCCTCGGCAAAGATCCGCTGCGCGGAAGCGGCGGAAAAAGGCGGCGGCATCGCGCATCAGGTCCATGGCGCGATCGGCTTCACCCTGGAGCATGTCCTGCATCGCTATTCGCTGCGGGCGCTGGCCTGGCGCGACGATTTCGGTTCGGAAAGCTTTTGGGCCGTCGAGCTCGGCAAGCTGGTCGCCAGGCGCGGCGCCGATGAATTGTGGCCGCTGGTCGCCTCGCGCTGA
- a CDS encoding SDR family oxidoreductase encodes MGKDGLCAIVTGSASGLGAATAEILARSGARLVINYSSSQREAEATAELCRRAGAAEVLVAQGDVSKDDDCRRIVAAASGWGRLDILVNNAGTTKHVAHADLDGLSAEDFQRLYGVNTIGPFQMVRAARSLLEAGSKASGRPSAVVNVSSVAGLSGVGSSIAYAASKGALNTMTLSLSRALAPLIRINTVCPGYIDTPWFTKGRGEAGAKQVRDSVVAKVPLKVASTAEDIAQLVCFLAMPASSNMTGEVVRMDAGMHLIA; translated from the coding sequence ATGGGAAAAGACGGCTTGTGCGCAATCGTGACGGGATCCGCCTCCGGCCTCGGCGCCGCGACTGCGGAAATTCTCGCGCGGAGCGGGGCGCGGCTGGTCATCAACTATTCCTCCAGCCAGAGGGAAGCCGAGGCGACGGCAGAGCTTTGCCGCAGGGCCGGTGCGGCTGAAGTGCTCGTCGCGCAGGGCGATGTCTCAAAGGACGACGATTGCCGCAGAATCGTTGCGGCGGCGAGTGGCTGGGGCCGGCTCGACATCCTCGTTAATAACGCCGGCACCACCAAGCATGTGGCCCATGCCGATCTCGACGGATTGTCGGCGGAAGACTTCCAGCGTCTCTACGGCGTCAACACCATCGGCCCGTTCCAGATGGTGCGTGCGGCGCGCAGCCTGCTCGAGGCCGGGTCGAAGGCGTCGGGGCGGCCGTCGGCGGTGGTCAACGTGTCCTCGGTCGCCGGCCTCAGCGGCGTCGGCTCGTCGATCGCCTATGCCGCGAGCAAGGGCGCGCTCAATACAATGACGTTGTCGCTGTCGCGCGCGCTGGCGCCGCTGATCCGCATCAACACGGTATGCCCTGGCTATATCGACACGCCCTGGTTCACCAAGGGCCGCGGCGAGGCCGGCGCCAAGCAGGTGCGCGACAGCGTGGTGGCGAAGGTGCCACTCAAGGTCGCATCGACTGCGGAAGATATCGCGCAGCTCGTCTGCTTCCTGGCGATGCCGGCGTCGAGCAACATGACCGGCGAGGTCGTGCGCATGGATGCCGGGATGCATTTGATTGCGTGA
- a CDS encoding GlsB/YeaQ/YmgE family stress response membrane protein: MSMGGLLWIIVVGFVAGLIARWLAPGPNNPSGFVLTTILGIAGAFLATFVGQAIGHYGPDQGAGFIMATIGAVVVLFIWHRLVASGVIRG, from the coding sequence ATGAGCATGGGCGGCCTGTTGTGGATCATCGTGGTCGGCTTCGTCGCTGGCCTCATCGCGCGCTGGCTCGCGCCGGGACCGAACAACCCCTCGGGCTTCGTCCTCACCACCATCCTCGGCATCGCGGGCGCCTTTCTCGCCACCTTCGTCGGCCAGGCCATCGGCCATTACGGTCCGGATCAGGGCGCCGGCTTCATCATGGCCACAATCGGCGCTGTGGTGGTGCTGTTCATCTGGCACCGGCTGGTCGCGAGCGGCGTGATCAGGGGGTGA
- a CDS encoding YidB family protein yields MGLLDVLNGMQNGPRGSSTPSSQASSGGMSPMTMAILGLLAWKAYKHMTATQSGTAPQPSPAPAPPPVNTADGGGLGGLGGLLKGGLGGLLAGGAAGSVLSGGLSDLLNQLQQSGHGETANSWVGKGENKPIAPGDLANALGADQIESLSAQSGLSRDELLSGLSQYLPQVVDHLTPDGRLPNENEISSRI; encoded by the coding sequence ATGGGTCTACTCGACGTCCTCAACGGCATGCAGAACGGCCCGCGCGGGTCGAGCACGCCGAGCTCGCAAGCCTCCTCCGGCGGCATGTCGCCGATGACCATGGCCATCCTCGGCCTGCTCGCCTGGAAGGCCTACAAGCACATGACCGCAACGCAGTCCGGCACAGCTCCGCAACCCTCACCCGCGCCAGCTCCTCCGCCGGTGAACACCGCAGACGGCGGCGGTCTTGGCGGCCTCGGTGGCCTGCTCAAGGGCGGCCTCGGCGGCTTGCTTGCGGGCGGCGCGGCCGGCAGCGTGCTGAGCGGCGGGCTCAGCGATCTCCTCAACCAGCTGCAGCAGAGCGGCCATGGCGAGACCGCGAATTCTTGGGTCGGCAAGGGCGAGAACAAGCCGATCGCCCCCGGCGATCTCGCCAATGCGCTCGGCGCCGACCAGATCGAGAGCCTGTCGGCCCAGAGCGGTTTGTCGCGCGATGAGTTGCTGTCCGGGCTCAGCCAATATTTGCCGCAGGTGGTGGATCATCTAACGCCCGACGGACGGCTGCCGAACGAGAACGAAATCTCGAGCCGAATCTGA
- a CDS encoding 2-dehydropantoate 2-reductase yields the protein MVTDRPIVVAGAGAIGCFVGGQLAAADRRVALLVRPRVKTEIERFGLLLTDFEGSEKKLDAGRLALSEDPSILHSAGIVLVTVKSADTADVADRIAQHAPQDAVIVSLQNGVGNVPVLQERLGPRRVLAGMVPFNVVAMGEGRFHRSTSGDIHVGADEANTAAALSVPGLVMRASRDIAGVQWGKLIINLNNALSALSDIPLAAQLANCDWRRLFADQMAEGLAALKAAGITPVSATPIPMSWTPTLLRLPDPIFNAILGRTMKIDPEARSSMWQDLKQGRKTEIDYLQGAVIALAEENHLAVPLMRRIVALIKEAETAGKGPPRLTPQQIRGAG from the coding sequence GTGGTGACGGATCGACCGATCGTGGTGGCCGGCGCGGGCGCCATCGGGTGTTTTGTCGGAGGCCAGCTGGCGGCTGCCGATCGTCGTGTCGCACTCCTGGTGCGGCCACGGGTGAAGACCGAGATCGAGCGGTTCGGCCTGCTGCTGACGGATTTCGAGGGCTCCGAAAAGAAACTGGACGCGGGCCGGCTCGCGCTGTCGGAAGATCCGTCGATCTTGCACAGCGCTGGCATCGTGCTGGTCACGGTGAAGAGCGCCGACACCGCCGATGTCGCGGACCGGATCGCGCAGCACGCGCCTCAGGATGCCGTCATTGTGTCCTTGCAGAATGGCGTCGGCAATGTGCCCGTGCTGCAAGAGCGTCTCGGCCCCCGGCGCGTGCTCGCCGGGATGGTGCCGTTCAACGTCGTTGCGATGGGTGAGGGGCGCTTCCACCGCTCCACCTCGGGCGATATTCATGTCGGCGCGGATGAAGCGAATACGGCGGCGGCGCTGTCGGTGCCCGGCCTCGTCATGCGCGCAAGCCGCGACATCGCCGGCGTGCAATGGGGCAAGCTGATCATCAACCTCAACAACGCGCTCAGCGCACTCTCCGACATTCCGCTCGCCGCGCAACTGGCGAACTGCGACTGGCGAAGGTTGTTCGCCGACCAGATGGCGGAAGGCCTGGCCGCGCTGAAAGCCGCCGGCATCACGCCGGTCTCGGCAACGCCGATCCCGATGAGCTGGACGCCAACCTTGCTGAGGTTGCCCGACCCGATCTTCAATGCGATCCTGGGACGCACGATGAAGATCGATCCCGAGGCGCGTTCGTCGATGTGGCAGGATCTGAAGCAGGGCCGCAAGACCGAGATCGACTATCTCCAGGGCGCCGTCATTGCGCTCGCTGAGGAGAACCATCTCGCTGTGCCGCTGATGCGCCGCATTGTTGCCCTGATCAAGGAGGCGGAGACAGCCGGGAAGGGCCCGCCGCGGCTGACGCCGCAGCAGATTCGCGGAGCGGGTTGA
- a CDS encoding alpha/beta hydrolase — translation MRALSCFVAIALALACGRALAADENAPNRKPVKVVADARLSVGGQGMLPLYLSSDWSMPLPAISRAVIVLHGRLRNADVYYMSAHTAQVAAGGDGKSALMIVPQFLAEIDIEAHKLPADMLRWSLEGWEGGDAALAPNPVSSFEALDAILAKLSDRRIFPNLKQVVVAGHSGGGQVAQRYAIAGKGEAMLSRQHIEVRYVVANPSSYAYFSGERPVPAIAASCPGYNNWKYGMDERPPYLADATPAALEQRYVERDVIYLLGTLDTNPEHPALDKSCMAKAQGPYRYARGHAYADAMAKRDHGTPNHRVWDVAGVGHDGDKMLTSKCGLAALFDSPGCGAER, via the coding sequence ATGAGGGCGTTGAGCTGCTTCGTTGCAATCGCATTGGCGCTGGCTTGCGGCCGCGCACTCGCCGCGGACGAGAATGCACCGAACCGCAAGCCGGTGAAGGTCGTCGCCGATGCGCGGCTCTCGGTCGGCGGCCAGGGCATGTTGCCGCTCTATCTCTCCAGCGACTGGTCGATGCCGCTGCCGGCGATCTCGCGCGCCGTCATCGTGTTGCACGGACGCCTGCGCAATGCCGACGTATATTATATGTCAGCGCATACCGCGCAGGTCGCAGCTGGCGGCGATGGCAAGAGCGCGCTAATGATCGTGCCGCAGTTCCTGGCGGAGATCGATATCGAGGCGCACAAGCTGCCCGCGGATATGCTGCGCTGGTCGCTCGAAGGATGGGAGGGTGGCGATGCCGCGCTCGCACCGAATCCGGTCTCGTCCTTCGAAGCACTCGACGCGATCCTGGCCAAGCTTTCCGACCGGCGCATCTTCCCGAACCTGAAGCAGGTCGTGGTCGCCGGTCATTCCGGCGGCGGCCAGGTGGCGCAGCGCTATGCCATCGCGGGCAAGGGCGAGGCGATGCTGTCGCGCCAGCACATCGAGGTCCGCTATGTCGTCGCCAACCCGTCATCCTATGCTTATTTCAGCGGCGAGCGCCCGGTGCCGGCGATTGCCGCGTCCTGCCCGGGTTACAACAATTGGAAATACGGCATGGACGAGCGGCCGCCTTATCTTGCGGATGCAACGCCGGCCGCGCTCGAGCAGCGTTATGTCGAGCGCGACGTGATCTATCTGCTCGGCACGCTCGACACCAATCCGGAGCATCCCGCGCTCGACAAGAGCTGCATGGCCAAGGCACAGGGGCCTTATCGCTACGCCCGCGGCCACGCCTATGCCGACGCAATGGCGAAGCGCGATCATGGCACGCCCAATCACAGGGTATGGGACGTCGCCGGCGTCGGTCATGACGGCGACAAGATGCTGACTTCGAAATGCGGCCTCGCGGCCCTGTTCGATAGTCCGGGTTGCGGCGCAGAGCGCTGA
- a CDS encoding AMP-binding protein has product MLLPLSDVPRWYAQRKPEGTIAVQHGQDRLTWDQLERGANRRARAFAAKGVKPGDFVAIGLPNGNAFFETTFAVWKCGATPTSLSWRLPRGEAAAVLDILKPALLVGGEADWNAPNRLPADFVPEGLSDEQLDPPVARYWKAMTSGGSTGRPKVILDHNPAVIDTVAAPPLNMPFGASVLNPGPLYHNAPFIVSHYALFGGGKLTGLVKFDAEETLRLIERERVQWVNFVPTMMHRIWALPEHVRNAYDLSSLQTVFHMAAPMPPWLKENWIAWLGPERIWELYGGTERQGACVISGTEWLTHKGSVGKIGEMARLRIIGEDGNDVAPGETGEIYFLNNDGIDATYHYLGAEPKRRTDGWESLGDIGRLDEEGYLYLGDRLADMVLRGGANIYPAEVEAAVSECPGVRSCVVVGLPDPELGQRVHAIIEPEANADGQAIADAMADFLKDRLSRYKHPESFEIVSTPPRDDSGKVRRTLLRDERATWMKEGRAFRIMPAKARAHVE; this is encoded by the coding sequence ATGCTGCTGCCCCTCTCCGATGTGCCGCGCTGGTACGCCCAACGCAAACCCGAAGGCACCATCGCCGTCCAGCATGGGCAGGATCGACTGACATGGGACCAGCTCGAACGTGGTGCCAACCGGCGCGCGCGGGCGTTCGCGGCGAAAGGCGTCAAGCCCGGCGATTTCGTCGCGATTGGATTGCCCAACGGCAATGCGTTTTTCGAGACCACTTTCGCAGTCTGGAAATGCGGTGCGACGCCAACCTCGCTGTCATGGCGGCTGCCGCGCGGCGAAGCGGCAGCCGTGCTCGATATTCTCAAGCCGGCGCTGCTGGTCGGCGGCGAGGCCGACTGGAATGCGCCGAACCGGCTGCCTGCGGATTTCGTGCCGGAAGGGCTGTCCGACGAGCAGCTCGACCCGCCGGTGGCGCGCTACTGGAAGGCCATGACCAGCGGCGGCTCGACCGGTCGTCCAAAAGTGATCCTCGACCACAATCCCGCGGTCATCGACACGGTCGCGGCCCCGCCGCTCAACATGCCTTTCGGGGCCTCAGTCCTCAATCCAGGCCCGCTCTACCACAATGCGCCGTTCATCGTGTCGCACTACGCGCTATTCGGTGGCGGCAAGCTCACTGGCCTCGTCAAGTTCGACGCCGAGGAGACGCTGCGGCTGATCGAGCGCGAGCGCGTGCAATGGGTCAATTTCGTGCCGACCATGATGCACCGGATCTGGGCACTGCCGGAGCACGTGCGCAATGCGTACGATTTGTCGAGCCTGCAGACCGTGTTTCACATGGCAGCTCCCATGCCTCCCTGGCTGAAAGAGAACTGGATCGCCTGGCTGGGGCCAGAGCGGATCTGGGAGCTCTATGGCGGCACCGAGCGGCAGGGCGCCTGCGTCATCTCCGGTACGGAATGGCTGACGCACAAGGGCTCGGTCGGCAAGATCGGCGAGATGGCGCGCTTGCGCATCATCGGCGAGGACGGCAACGACGTCGCGCCCGGCGAGACCGGCGAGATCTACTTTCTCAACAATGACGGCATCGACGCCACCTATCACTATCTCGGTGCCGAGCCGAAGCGTCGCACCGACGGCTGGGAATCGCTTGGCGATATCGGCAGGCTGGATGAGGAGGGCTATCTCTATCTCGGCGACCGTCTCGCCGACATGGTGCTGCGCGGCGGCGCCAACATCTATCCCGCCGAAGTCGAAGCAGCGGTCTCCGAGTGTCCGGGCGTACGCTCCTGCGTGGTTGTGGGGTTGCCCGATCCGGAGCTCGGGCAGCGCGTGCATGCCATCATCGAGCCGGAGGCGAACGCGGATGGTCAGGCCATCGCGGACGCCATGGCGGACTTCCTGAAAGACAGGCTCAGCCGCTACAAGCATCCGGAGAGCTTTGAGATCGTCAGCACGCCGCCGCGCGACGATTCCGGAAAGGTTCGCCGCACGCTGTTGCGCGACGAGCGCGCGACGTGGATGAAGGAAGGCCGCGCCTTCCGCATCATGCCGGCGAAGGCGCGGGCGCATGTCGAGTAG
- a CDS encoding RraA family protein: MTITVAANSVPKPPADIIEGFRNAPTSIISDNLSRLPGAVGLRPYHRSGKLVGTSFTVRTRPGDNLAIHRALELVGPGDVIVVDGGGDETRALVGEIMKNIAQWRKAEGYVIDGAIRDVAAFAGDDFPCYARAVIHRGPYKNGPGEINVPVTIGGSVISPGDIVVGDEDGVVSFPAAGAAALLEAVRAQIKREEETLKAIREGRYQGAYGKS; the protein is encoded by the coding sequence ATGACCATCACCGTCGCAGCAAACAGCGTGCCGAAACCGCCGGCCGATATCATCGAGGGCTTTCGGAATGCACCGACCTCGATCATATCGGACAATCTCAGCCGGCTGCCGGGCGCGGTTGGGCTAAGGCCCTATCACCGCAGCGGCAAGCTGGTGGGCACGTCCTTCACGGTGCGCACCCGGCCCGGCGACAATCTCGCCATCCACCGCGCGCTCGAGCTGGTTGGTCCCGGCGATGTCATCGTGGTTGATGGCGGCGGCGACGAGACCCGCGCGCTGGTCGGCGAGATCATGAAAAACATCGCGCAGTGGCGCAAAGCGGAAGGTTATGTAATCGACGGCGCGATCCGTGACGTCGCGGCCTTCGCTGGCGACGACTTTCCCTGCTACGCCCGCGCGGTAATCCATCGCGGCCCCTACAAGAACGGCCCCGGTGAGATCAACGTGCCCGTTACGATCGGCGGTAGCGTGATCTCACCCGGCGACATCGTGGTGGGTGACGAGGATGGCGTGGTGTCGTTTCCCGCCGCCGGCGCCGCAGCGTTGCTGGAGGCTGTGCGTGCCCAGATCAAGCGCGAGGAGGAGACGCTGAAGGCGATCCGCGAGGGCCGATATCAGGGGGCTTACGGCAAGTCATGA
- a CDS encoding amidohydrolase/deacetylase family metallohydrolase → MLFDLILRGGRVVDPSQKLDAVTDVAFSGGKVAAVGSGLKADPGTDVRDVSQFIVTPGLIDLHTHVYWGGTSLGIDAEEFCRASGVTTSVDTGSAGPGNFAGFRKHVIERSQVRILAYLHVSHAGIFGFSHRIMVGESEELRLMNPIEAAKVADANRDLIVGIKVRVGLHSSGTSGTVPLDIALQVADEVGMPLMAHIDHPPPSYEEVLARLRPGDVLTHAFRPFPNTPATAQGTVKKSVLDARERGVLFDIGHGKGSFAFKTARAMLANGFYPDTISSDIHQLCIDGPAFDQVTTMSKFLCMGMALSDVIAASTENAAMALRRPELGSLKPGSIGDATLISVKQGQFDYEDVVGEHLIGDRKIVSEGVVIGGRWWHPN, encoded by the coding sequence ATGCTTTTCGATTTGATCCTGCGCGGCGGGCGGGTGGTCGACCCGTCGCAGAAGCTCGATGCCGTGACCGATGTCGCATTTTCTGGCGGCAAGGTCGCTGCGGTCGGCAGCGGGCTCAAGGCGGATCCGGGCACAGATGTGCGCGACGTCTCGCAGTTCATCGTCACGCCGGGCCTGATTGACCTCCACACCCATGTCTATTGGGGCGGCACCTCGCTCGGCATCGATGCCGAGGAATTCTGCCGCGCCTCCGGCGTCACCACTTCGGTCGACACCGGCAGCGCCGGCCCCGGCAATTTCGCGGGCTTCCGCAAGCACGTGATCGAGCGGAGCCAGGTTCGCATCCTCGCCTATCTGCACGTTTCCCATGCCGGCATCTTCGGCTTCTCGCACCGGATCATGGTGGGCGAGAGCGAAGAGTTGCGGCTGATGAATCCGATCGAGGCTGCCAAGGTCGCGGACGCCAACCGCGACCTCATCGTCGGAATTAAGGTGCGTGTCGGCTTGCACTCCTCGGGCACGTCAGGGACCGTGCCGCTCGACATCGCGCTCCAGGTCGCCGACGAGGTCGGCATGCCCCTGATGGCGCATATCGACCACCCGCCGCCGAGCTATGAGGAAGTTCTCGCTCGGCTGCGGCCCGGCGACGTGCTGACCCATGCGTTCCGGCCGTTCCCGAACACCCCCGCGACAGCGCAGGGCACCGTGAAGAAGTCGGTACTCGACGCGCGCGAGCGTGGCGTGCTGTTCGATATCGGCCACGGCAAGGGCTCGTTTGCCTTCAAGACCGCGCGCGCGATGCTCGCCAACGGCTTCTATCCGGACACCATCTCCTCCGACATCCACCAGCTCTGCATCGACGGCCCGGCCTTCGACCAGGTGACGACGATGTCGAAATTCTTGTGTATGGGCATGGCGCTGTCGGACGTGATCGCGGCGTCGACGGAGAACGCCGCGATGGCGCTGCGGCGGCCCGAGCTCGGCAGCCTCAAGCCGGGCAGCATCGGCGATGCCACGCTGATCTCAGTGAAGCAAGGCCAGTTCGACTACGAGGACGTCGTCGGCGAGCACCTGATCGGTGATCGCAAGATCGTGTCAGAGGGTGTCGTTATCGGCGGCCGCTGGTGGCATCCGAACTAG